A section of the Deinococcus taeanensis genome encodes:
- a CDS encoding PilW family protein, with protein MRTLFSPERRQAGLTLIETLITMALGLLILTAAYSLTQSTGQASALLTARTQLRGDALISTQLLAARLREACAVYPQGTSLTLPAVSGTRNAAGTTTWRAGTNFVAVIVPPRSTDSSDLPTLFAYYLLPRGTYNAQMPAQQKISAAGNAQALMEFRVPLSSATNPCSTPLGVSLTATGARALLLSDDVRTPQAAEPVFTVETDSAVSFRLRFAKQVGSQEAVYPPLGQAPVRAAVVGRNVR; from the coding sequence GTGCGGACTCTCTTTTCCCCTGAGCGCCGCCAGGCGGGCCTGACGCTGATCGAGACGCTGATCACGATGGCTCTGGGCCTGCTGATCCTCACCGCAGCGTACTCCCTGACGCAGAGCACCGGGCAGGCCAGCGCGCTGCTCACCGCGCGCACGCAGCTGCGCGGGGACGCGCTGATCAGCACGCAGCTGCTGGCCGCGCGGCTGCGTGAGGCCTGCGCGGTCTACCCGCAGGGCACGAGTCTCACCCTGCCGGCCGTGAGCGGAACCCGCAACGCTGCGGGCACAACCACGTGGCGGGCCGGCACGAATTTCGTGGCGGTGATCGTCCCCCCGCGGAGCACCGATTCGAGTGACCTGCCCACGCTGTTCGCGTACTACCTGCTGCCGCGCGGCACGTACAACGCGCAGATGCCCGCGCAGCAGAAAATCTCCGCAGCCGGCAACGCCCAGGCGCTGATGGAGTTCCGCGTGCCCCTGAGCAGCGCCACGAACCCCTGCAGCACGCCGCTGGGCGTGAGCCTGACGGCCACGGGCGCGCGGGCCCTGCTGCTGTCCGATGACGTGCGCACGCCCCAGGCGGCCGAGCCGGTCTTTACGGTCGAGACGGACAGCGCCGTGTCGTTCCGCCTGCGGTTCGCCAAACAGGTGGGCAGCCAGGAGGCGGTGTACCCGCCGCTGGGCCAGGCGCCGGTGCGGGCGGCCGTGGTGGGCCGGAACGTGCGCTGA
- a CDS encoding DUF4900 domain-containing protein, which yields MTTLVTVLGTCLVIAVLLSMTASVLLGNQRGAADNRLILETQYAAESALARAQATADQFADALNSIVIPPGTQQSTVLSQMGVLCSLPGPVTLPPQVPNLPRTGSRLCNPPGLTGTARDAQLAFLRDNAAKPAGWSDAAWKSHWRAMFGGQNGEVLKRTDASPSTATGTMDTEVQGGLTITELKITPDNKLHLMLQTTPLIATATLTVGSRVVAQRRYSSGGAQTREIVISQPPFSQYQYFVNRRTLPSGGRLVFWDQDTFEGRVHANGTAGSTAPLFWASSVNAGPRFLGRYTSTSTTLEYSTAAQPAASTMFQGGHQLGVAPIALPTNANNQRLATTGILPGHCSDTATCLASTFGPSGTNGVYYARGTSGAPNSATTFGQSGTGGIYVKGNVENLTLSKNGTYQRIEIVQGGVTTRFEQTGPTSWQVYENGALRKTMTGTFNGMIFVDGAIGTAAPAGTGGLKGNGTSDPDIAADTQLTVAASGDIFIKDDLTYTDNPQTEPGARNVLGVYSEGGNVKVNGPLNRDLTIDGTLMAAAAGKGFGTVDYTTRRTTSSVTPKINITGGIIEEQSQGVGTTGTPGNGYSRNLRWDERLASSVTPPFFPTQGQYDAKPDFTDLSQPRTFRAEGM from the coding sequence ATGACCACCCTGGTCACCGTCCTGGGCACCTGCCTCGTGATCGCCGTGCTGCTCTCCATGACCGCGTCCGTGCTCCTCGGCAACCAGCGCGGCGCGGCCGACAACCGGCTGATCCTGGAGACGCAGTACGCCGCTGAATCCGCCCTGGCCCGTGCGCAGGCCACCGCTGACCAGTTCGCGGACGCCCTTAACAGCATCGTGATTCCCCCCGGCACGCAGCAGAGCACCGTCCTGAGCCAGATGGGCGTGCTGTGCAGTCTTCCCGGTCCCGTGACCCTGCCCCCCCAGGTGCCCAACCTGCCCAGGACCGGCAGCCGCCTGTGCAACCCCCCAGGCCTGACCGGCACTGCGCGGGACGCGCAGCTGGCCTTCCTGCGCGACAACGCCGCCAAGCCGGCCGGCTGGAGCGACGCGGCCTGGAAAAGCCACTGGAGGGCCATGTTCGGCGGTCAGAACGGCGAGGTGCTCAAGCGCACCGACGCGAGCCCCAGCACGGCCACCGGCACCATGGACACCGAGGTTCAGGGCGGCCTGACCATCACCGAACTGAAAATCACCCCGGACAACAAACTGCACCTGATGCTGCAAACCACGCCGCTGATCGCGACGGCCACCCTGACGGTCGGCAGCCGCGTCGTCGCGCAGCGCCGGTACTCCTCGGGCGGCGCGCAGACGCGTGAAATCGTGATCTCCCAGCCGCCCTTCTCGCAGTACCAGTACTTCGTGAACCGCCGCACCCTCCCCTCCGGGGGCCGCCTGGTGTTCTGGGATCAGGACACCTTCGAAGGTCGCGTGCACGCCAACGGCACCGCCGGCTCCACGGCGCCGCTGTTCTGGGCCAGCAGCGTGAACGCCGGTCCACGGTTCCTGGGGCGGTACACCTCCACCAGCACCACGCTGGAATACTCCACGGCGGCCCAGCCTGCTGCCAGCACCATGTTTCAGGGTGGCCACCAGCTGGGCGTCGCCCCCATCGCGCTGCCCACCAATGCCAACAACCAGCGCCTCGCCACCACTGGCATTCTCCCCGGGCACTGCAGCGACACGGCCACCTGCCTTGCCAGTACCTTCGGCCCGAGCGGCACAAACGGGGTGTACTACGCCAGAGGAACCAGCGGCGCGCCGAACAGCGCCACCACCTTCGGTCAGAGCGGCACCGGCGGGATTTACGTGAAAGGCAACGTGGAGAACCTCACGCTCTCCAAGAACGGCACGTACCAGCGCATCGAAATTGTGCAGGGCGGCGTCACCACCCGCTTTGAGCAGACCGGCCCCACCAGCTGGCAGGTGTACGAGAACGGCGCCCTGCGCAAGACCATGACCGGCACTTTCAACGGCATGATCTTCGTGGACGGCGCCATCGGGACAGCGGCCCCCGCCGGGACCGGCGGCCTGAAAGGCAACGGCACCAGCGACCCGGACATCGCGGCCGACACCCAGCTGACCGTGGCCGCCTCAGGCGACATCTTTATCAAGGATGATCTGACCTACACCGACAATCCCCAGACTGAACCGGGCGCCCGCAACGTCCTGGGGGTGTACTCCGAAGGGGGCAACGTGAAGGTCAACGGTCCGCTGAACCGCGACCTCACCATTGACGGCACCCTGATGGCAGCCGCCGCCGGCAAGGGCTTCGGCACCGTGGACTACACGACCCGGCGGACCACCTCGAGCGTCACCCCGAAAATCAACATCACGGGCGGCATCATCGAGGAGCAGTCGCAGGGCGTAGGAACAACCGGCACGCCTGGCAACGGCTACTCCCGTAACCTCCGGTGGGATGAGCGCCTCGCGAGCAGTGTCACGCCCCCGTTCTTCCCCACGCAGGGTCAGTACGACGCCAAGCCGGACTTCACGGACCTGAGCCAGCCGCGCACCTTCCGCGCCGAGGGCATGTGA
- a CDS encoding Gfo/Idh/MocA family protein, whose protein sequence is MSGPAGKVVNAAIIGAGGISMRHFEGYRDAGVNVVAIADASDTIRRLREQEWGVRAYATFEDLLAAEDVQAVSVCTPNAFHAPAAIAALERGIHVLCEKPLSLDLDACDAMIGAARASGAVLQTGHHLRSNPLARTARRLIDEGRIGRVTFMRLRQAHDWGGAEQVRGAFGSLAASGGGTLLDNGCHMMDLARYFAGDVRTVYARMATLKFDIEVEDTSVATLEFENGAMASVESAWTATGWEESFFVYGTQGALECSNRLGKARLRFLNREFGHSDWAGGDETWYDFARVDNAHARSVTHFIESIERGAPVICTGEDGRESVRLVLGAYESARTGLPVSLTLSGQARAR, encoded by the coding sequence GTGAGCGGCCCAGCCGGCAAGGTCGTGAACGCCGCCATCATCGGCGCGGGCGGCATTTCCATGCGGCACTTCGAGGGGTACCGTGATGCGGGCGTGAACGTGGTCGCCATCGCCGACGCCAGCGACACCATCCGGCGGCTGCGCGAGCAGGAATGGGGGGTGCGCGCCTACGCCACCTTTGAGGACCTGCTGGCGGCGGAAGACGTGCAGGCCGTCAGTGTCTGCACCCCCAACGCTTTCCACGCCCCGGCGGCCATCGCGGCACTTGAGCGCGGCATTCATGTGCTGTGCGAGAAGCCCCTCTCCCTGGACCTGGACGCGTGTGACGCCATGATCGGCGCGGCGCGGGCCAGTGGCGCCGTCCTGCAGACCGGGCATCACCTGCGCTCCAACCCGCTGGCCCGCACGGCCAGACGCCTCATCGACGAGGGCCGCATCGGGCGGGTCACGTTCATGCGCCTGCGTCAGGCGCACGACTGGGGCGGCGCTGAACAGGTGCGCGGCGCGTTCGGCAGCCTCGCCGCATCCGGCGGGGGCACCCTGCTCGACAACGGCTGCCACATGATGGACCTCGCCCGGTACTTCGCCGGGGACGTCCGCACCGTGTACGCGCGCATGGCGACGCTGAAGTTCGACATTGAGGTCGAGGACACCTCCGTCGCCACGCTGGAGTTCGAGAACGGCGCGATGGCCAGTGTGGAAAGCGCCTGGACGGCCACAGGCTGGGAGGAGAGTTTCTTCGTGTACGGCACGCAGGGCGCCCTGGAGTGCAGCAACCGCCTGGGCAAGGCCCGCCTGCGTTTCCTGAACCGCGAGTTCGGGCACAGCGACTGGGCCGGTGGCGACGAGACCTGGTACGACTTTGCCCGGGTCGACAACGCCCACGCGCGCAGCGTCACGCATTTCATTGAGTCCATTGAGCGGGGCGCCCCGGTCATCTGCACCGGCGAGGACGGCCGGGAGAGCGTGCGCCTGGTCCTCGGCGCCTATGAGAGCGCCCGTACGGGTCTGCCCGTCTCCCTCACCCTCAGCGGGCAGGCCCGGGCACGGTAA
- a CDS encoding dynamin family protein, translating into MLVSVRVQELLSRERGLLGDLQALLEAQGAPPEVVEHARQALRNLDESFLLVVVGEFNAGKSSFVNALLGASVLPEGVTPTTDRIYVLVHGDTPGAMEPTRDPFVSRLTYPLPSLEGVALVDTPGTNAIIRQHQALTEGFLPRADLLLFLTSADRPFTESERQFLALAARWGRSVIVVVNKADLLETPEQREQVRAFVEGGARGVLGLTPPVVLISARAEQRGGDEGFAGLRALLQARLSETERTRLKLLSPLGTAAELLTGEETRADAARRTLTEDLRVLGELQAQQATHHEAMLGELDGQLNRVARLLSEFEVRADRFIDAQLRFSNLRGLLNSREIEEAFRREAVADLPEAIDRQFGSMIDRFVEANLHFWEDVQAFLVRRQPSQEVARTRFSYDRGALLEGIAGSARSHLENTTEQELARDLARDAEDAMKGVIGGLAGGVGIGAGVGALIGASALDFTGGILAGLTLGSLGLFVLPNKRIQAHRQLRARVADLREALERIVRREFEREQERADTRLRDAISPYTRFTVQEKARLEAARERSGQLRGELEALQREVKALL; encoded by the coding sequence ATGCTGGTATCGGTTCGGGTGCAGGAACTGCTGTCGCGGGAGCGCGGGCTGCTGGGGGACCTTCAGGCGCTGCTTGAAGCGCAGGGCGCGCCGCCTGAAGTGGTGGAGCACGCGCGCCAGGCGCTGCGCAACCTGGATGAGTCCTTTCTGCTGGTGGTGGTGGGGGAGTTCAACGCGGGCAAAAGCTCGTTCGTGAACGCCCTGCTGGGGGCGTCCGTGTTACCGGAAGGCGTGACCCCCACCACGGACCGCATCTACGTGCTGGTGCACGGCGATACGCCAGGTGCCATGGAACCCACCCGGGATCCGTTCGTGAGCCGCCTGACGTACCCCCTGCCCAGCCTGGAGGGCGTAGCGCTGGTGGACACGCCCGGCACGAACGCCATCATCCGTCAGCATCAGGCACTGACAGAAGGGTTCCTGCCGCGCGCGGACCTGCTGCTGTTCCTGACCAGCGCCGACCGGCCGTTCACGGAGTCCGAACGGCAGTTCCTGGCGCTCGCCGCCCGCTGGGGCCGCAGCGTGATTGTGGTGGTGAACAAGGCGGACCTGCTGGAGACGCCGGAGCAGCGTGAGCAGGTCCGCGCCTTCGTGGAGGGCGGAGCGCGCGGCGTCCTGGGCCTCACGCCGCCGGTCGTGCTGATCAGTGCCCGCGCCGAGCAGCGCGGCGGTGACGAGGGCTTCGCGGGCCTGCGGGCGCTGCTGCAGGCCCGGCTGTCGGAAACGGAACGCACCCGCCTGAAGCTGCTGAGTCCGCTTGGCACGGCGGCCGAACTGCTGACCGGTGAGGAAACGCGCGCCGACGCGGCGCGGCGCACCCTGACCGAGGACCTGCGGGTGCTGGGGGAGCTGCAGGCGCAGCAGGCCACGCACCACGAGGCCATGCTGGGCGAACTGGACGGGCAGCTGAACCGGGTGGCGCGGCTGCTCAGTGAGTTCGAGGTGCGTGCTGACCGGTTCATTGACGCGCAGTTGCGCTTCTCGAACCTGCGGGGGCTGCTGAACAGCCGGGAGATTGAAGAAGCGTTCCGGCGTGAGGCGGTGGCGGATCTGCCTGAGGCGATCGACCGGCAGTTCGGCAGCATGATCGACCGGTTCGTGGAGGCGAACCTGCACTTCTGGGAGGACGTGCAGGCGTTCCTGGTGCGGCGTCAGCCCAGCCAGGAGGTGGCCCGGACGCGTTTTTCGTACGACCGGGGGGCGCTGCTGGAAGGCATTGCGGGCAGCGCGCGCAGTCACCTGGAGAACACCACTGAGCAGGAGCTCGCCCGGGACCTCGCGCGGGACGCAGAAGACGCCATGAAGGGCGTGATCGGCGGTCTGGCAGGCGGCGTGGGCATCGGGGCGGGGGTGGGGGCGTTGATCGGGGCGTCCGCGCTGGACTTCACCGGGGGCATCCTGGCGGGTCTGACGCTGGGGAGCCTGGGGCTGTTCGTGCTGCCCAACAAGCGCATTCAGGCGCACCGTCAGCTGCGTGCGCGCGTGGCGGACCTGCGTGAGGCGCTGGAGCGCATTGTGCGGCGCGAGTTCGAGCGGGAGCAGGAGCGGGCCGACACCCGCCTGCGGGACGCGATCAGCCCATATACGCGCTTCACGGTGCAGGAGAAGGCGCGGCTGGAGGCGGCGCGGGAACGGTCCGGGCAGCTGCGGGGAGAGCTGGAGGCGCTGCAGCGCGAGGTCAAGGCGCTGCTCTGA
- a CDS encoding ThuA domain-containing protein — translation MTQPAPAQPRVTVWHEYRHEHDNPRVAALYPHGMHATLAAGLRAHGLTSVRTATLDEPQHGLTDEVLAQTDVLLWWGHKAHDDVQDDIVEKVVQRVWDGMGLIVLHSAHFSKVFKRLMGTSCDLKWREASDRERLWVVDPSHPIAQGVGEYLEIDQEEMYGEHFDIPAPDELVFVSWFTGGEVFRSGCTFRRGSGKIFYFRPGHETYPTYEHAGVRQVIANAVRWAAPTASAPRAFGESAPLEPLPERV, via the coding sequence ATGACCCAGCCCGCCCCAGCCCAGCCCCGCGTGACCGTCTGGCACGAGTACCGCCACGAGCACGACAATCCCAGAGTGGCCGCCCTCTACCCGCACGGCATGCACGCCACCCTCGCGGCCGGTCTGCGCGCCCACGGCCTGACCAGCGTGCGCACCGCCACCCTCGATGAGCCCCAGCACGGCCTGACCGACGAGGTCCTCGCCCAGACGGACGTGCTGCTCTGGTGGGGCCACAAAGCCCACGACGACGTGCAGGATGACATTGTGGAGAAGGTCGTGCAGCGCGTCTGGGACGGCATGGGCCTGATCGTCCTGCACTCGGCGCATTTCAGCAAGGTCTTCAAGCGCCTGATGGGCACCTCCTGCGACCTGAAGTGGCGCGAAGCGAGTGACCGCGAACGCCTCTGGGTGGTTGATCCCTCGCACCCGATCGCGCAGGGCGTCGGGGAATACCTGGAGATCGACCAGGAAGAGATGTACGGCGAGCACTTCGACATCCCCGCCCCGGACGAACTGGTGTTCGTCAGCTGGTTCACGGGCGGCGAGGTGTTCCGATCGGGCTGCACCTTCCGGCGCGGCAGCGGCAAGATCTTCTACTTCCGCCCCGGGCATGAGACCTACCCCACCTACGAGCACGCCGGCGTGCGCCAGGTCATCGCGAACGCCGTTCGCTGGGCCGCCCCCACCGCCAGCGCTCCACGGGCCTTCGGGGAAAGTGCGCCCCTTGAACCTCTGCCGGAGCGCGTGTGA
- a CDS encoding c-type cytochrome, with translation MRPHLLLLPALAFLPALATSVPAPAAALHAQLEQGETTYILACAMCHGDRLEGVSAPALSGEHFRATYRTLPPQALHDLIQATMPATRRGTLSAQEVLDVTAYVLHANSLTVPEGGLTPADVQPGPTSAPTR, from the coding sequence GTGCGCCCCCACCTGCTGCTGCTGCCGGCCCTGGCCTTCCTCCCGGCGCTGGCGACTTCCGTCCCCGCCCCGGCAGCGGCCCTGCACGCGCAGCTCGAGCAGGGCGAAACCACCTACATTCTGGCCTGCGCCATGTGCCACGGCGACCGTCTGGAAGGCGTCAGCGCCCCGGCGCTCAGCGGCGAGCATTTCCGCGCCACATACCGCACGCTGCCGCCCCAGGCGCTGCACGACCTGATCCAGGCCACCATGCCCGCCACGCGGCGCGGCACCCTGAGTGCCCAGGAAGTCCTGGACGTCACCGCGTACGTGCTGCACGCGAATAGCCTCACCGTCCCCGAGGGCGGCCTTACCCCCGCAGACGTTCAGCCCGGCCCGACGTCAGCTCCGACCCGCTGA
- a CDS encoding pilus assembly FimT family protein, producing the protein MTPARPALQGFTLLEALLVLSILGIMLGVGAYSMLAYLGSRQLQEGSAQLASDLERVRSGALRYNTSATFELLDARSYRLTINGAAVTAVLPYNLTLQNAPLTLTYSAPYSELSSAPVTLLLRHPRTTRTAQLRTVGVTGKVVQDGS; encoded by the coding sequence GTGACGCCCGCCCGCCCGGCCCTTCAGGGCTTCACGCTGCTTGAGGCGCTGCTGGTCCTCTCCATCCTGGGCATCATGCTGGGTGTCGGCGCCTACAGCATGCTCGCCTACCTCGGTTCCCGGCAGCTTCAGGAGGGCAGCGCGCAACTGGCCAGCGACCTGGAGCGGGTGCGCAGCGGCGCGCTGCGGTACAACACCAGCGCCACGTTCGAGCTGCTGGACGCCCGTTCGTACCGGCTGACCATCAACGGGGCGGCGGTCACGGCGGTTCTCCCCTACAATCTCACGCTGCAGAATGCACCCTTAACGCTAACCTACAGCGCGCCGTACAGCGAGCTGAGCTCGGCGCCCGTCACGCTGCTGCTGCGGCATCCCCGGACGACCCGCACGGCGCAGCTGCGCACGGTCGGCGTGACCGGAAAGGTGGTCCAGGATGGTTCCTGA
- a CDS encoding IclR family transcriptional regulator: protein MLSLQKAANILGAFSAEQPEWGVRALAAHLGVPRATAHAYLAGLTEAGFLRRTPAGKYRLSWHLAEMGAQLTAALPWFPEARALITRLALEVRSVAFLCILEGEEIVAAIRERHPDADIDLPLDIYLPATATASGKILYAHGDITPRTFSACTSSSITSMDEWRTEVAKVKRLGYAYSIEEWVQGQCTLGVPYHALHSAHGDGDTVVAAIGVQMSAQRYLREERHIRERVLQIVREAEALP from the coding sequence GTGCTCTCCCTCCAGAAAGCGGCCAATATCCTGGGCGCGTTCAGCGCCGAACAGCCCGAGTGGGGCGTCCGCGCGCTCGCCGCGCACCTGGGCGTCCCCCGCGCCACCGCGCACGCCTACCTTGCGGGCCTGACCGAAGCCGGCTTCCTGCGCCGCACCCCCGCCGGCAAGTACCGCCTTTCCTGGCACCTCGCGGAAATGGGCGCCCAGCTTACTGCCGCCCTCCCCTGGTTCCCTGAAGCGCGCGCCCTGATCACGCGCCTGGCCCTGGAGGTCCGCTCGGTGGCGTTCCTGTGCATTCTGGAAGGTGAGGAGATCGTCGCCGCGATCCGCGAGCGCCACCCGGACGCCGACATTGACCTGCCGCTCGACATCTACCTGCCGGCCACCGCCACGGCCAGCGGCAAGATCCTCTACGCGCACGGCGACATCACACCCCGTACCTTCTCGGCCTGCACGTCCAGTTCCATCACGTCCATGGACGAGTGGCGCACCGAGGTGGCCAAGGTCAAACGCCTGGGCTACGCGTACTCCATTGAGGAGTGGGTGCAGGGCCAGTGCACGCTGGGTGTGCCCTATCACGCGCTGCACAGCGCGCATGGCGACGGGGACACGGTCGTGGCGGCCATCGGCGTGCAGATGAGCGCACAGCGGTACCTGCGCGAGGAACGGCACATCCGGGAACGGGTCCTGCAGATCGTCCGCGAGGCCGAAGCGCTGCCCTGA
- a CDS encoding PulJ/GspJ family protein, which translates to MVPERHTQGFTILEVLVSIAVLAIVLVMVSSIMTGLFSSNRQVEQRQNLSVRLQETAEDLRRHWLDPAAVSPTETRGTYRLRRTCLEGFTVPAGMNVTVWDVTPDGQGNFTVSSSYALSSDCAAATQRPNQSVRRVRIQTSGGGASNEVTFEMYGG; encoded by the coding sequence ATGGTTCCTGAGCGTCATACACAAGGTTTCACCATCCTGGAGGTGCTGGTGTCCATCGCGGTCCTGGCGATCGTGCTGGTGATGGTGTCCTCAATCATGACCGGGCTGTTCAGCAGCAACCGGCAGGTGGAGCAGCGGCAGAACCTTTCGGTGCGCCTGCAGGAAACGGCGGAGGACCTGCGCCGGCACTGGCTGGACCCGGCGGCCGTGAGTCCCACTGAGACGCGCGGCACGTACCGGTTGCGCCGCACCTGCCTGGAAGGATTCACTGTGCCCGCCGGCATGAACGTCACGGTCTGGGACGTCACGCCGGACGGGCAGGGGAACTTCACGGTCAGCAGCAGCTACGCACTCAGCAGCGACTGCGCGGCGGCCACGCAGCGGCCCAACCAGAGCGTGCGCCGGGTCCGTATTCAGACGAGCGGAGGCGGCGCGAGCAACGAAGTGACCTTCGAGATGTACGGCGGCTGA